From the Cryptomeria japonica chromosome 2, Sugi_1.0, whole genome shotgun sequence genome, one window contains:
- the LOC131873638 gene encoding uncharacterized protein LOC131873638: MDRAKEGIKSIYVGDESKYGPIWQIIDKRWHHQLHRPIHAAAYYLNPAFHFSPTFRADAEVLDGLYSVMEKMAPVGCTQSDLMRELQLFSNAQGETFSRPIAKESRTTMMPDNWWNFFGPTTPNLQKLAIRILSQPCSASGCERNWSMFEHIHSKRRNRLSVEKMNDLIFVHYNLRLRMRKNALADISPIILDDTDWIDQVDIEAEAVAMAEEEQRARAERGDSEADGDSDRDGDSDTDVPDVGEHGVVSRGAAMAAQSSMTYLRCLRRGAGPSSEPTSGPEGADSSAP; this comes from the exons atggatagggcgaaagagggcatcaaatctatctatgtaggagatgagagcaagtatggtcccatttggcagatcattgataagagatggcatcatcagcttcataggcccatccatgcagcagcctattatTTGAATCCGGCATTCCATTTTAGCCCTACTTTCAGGGCTGATGCGGAGGTCCTTGATGGGCTATACTCAGTCATGGAGAAGATGGCACCTGTTGGTTGTACTCAGTCAGATCTTATgcgagagctacagttgttctcaaatgcacaaggggagaccttttctcgtcctatcgccaaagaaagtaggacaactatgatgccag ataattggtggaacttttttggcccaacgacaccaaatcttcagaagttggccattcgcatcttgagccaaccatgcagtgcatctggttgtgagcgcaattggagtatgtttgagcacatacactccaagaggcgcaatagattatccgtggagaagatgaatgatcttatCTTTGTTCACTataacctccgcctgagaatgagaaagaatgcattagctgacatctctcctatcattctagatgacactgattggatcgaccaggtagatatagaggctgaggctgtagccatggcagaggaggagcagagagcacgagcagagagaggagattcagaggcagacgGTGATAGTGACAGAGATGGTGacagtgacacagatgttcctgatgttggtgagcatggcgtgGTGTCACGAGGAGCGGCTATGGCTGCCCAATCATCTatgacctaccttagatgccttcgtaGGGGGGCGGGGCCTTCATCGGAGCCGACgtcggggccggagggtgcagacTCCTCTGCGCCATAG